The Candidatus Poribacteria bacterium genomic sequence GTCATGGCACCACCAAACGTGATAACGGCGTTAACAGAGGAAGCAAGAGATTTTGAAATTCTCACCGAAATCCAACACTACGGTGGTAAAACAAATCTAATTGACTTTACGACAGACTATTTCATTGCCCTTTTTTTTGCATGTGATGGTCGTTATGACGAAGACGGTCGGGTTATCCTTCAAAAAAGAGATGAGATAAGCGACATGATCGCGCCCCCTCGGAATCCACGGCACCGTGTCATTGTCAAAAAAAGTGTATTCATCAGACCGCCACGAGGCTTTATCGAGCCAGAGGAGAGTGATATAGTCACTATTCCGGCAAATCTCAAAGAACCGTTGCTCCAGCACCTGCGGGATTATCACGGCATATCCACAGAAGTTATCTACAATGACATCCATGGGTTTATTAGAAACCAAAATATTCATGGGGATGCGTATACACACTTTTATAGAGGTTTTGCCTGTCAAAATAGAGCAAATGAAGCACCAACACCTGAAGAAAAACAATGGCAATATGAAGAAGCTATTTCGCATTTTACCAAGGCAATAAAATTAAAACCCGATTCTGCCGAGGCCTACATCAATCGGGGTATTGCTTACTATAAGAAAAATGATTTTGATAACGCCATAAAAGATTTTGTCAAGGCGATACAACTGAAACCCGATTCTGCCGAGGCATATTTCAATCGGGGCAATGCTTATGATAAGAAAGCGCAGTTTGATAATGCCATCAGAGACTATACAGAAGCAATAAGACTCAACCCAGACGACGTTAGGACCTATTACAATCGAGGCAATACTTACTACGAAAAAGGTGATTTTGATAACGCCATAAATGACTATACAGAAGCAATAAGACTCAACCCCGATCTTGCCGAGGCGCATCACAATCGCGGTGTTTTTTACGTAAAAAAAGGCGAGTTTGATAACGCTATCAACGACTATACCAAAGCGATAGAACTAAAATCTGACTATGCTGATGCTTATCATAACCGCGGTGAAGCACGGTTGCATCTGCAAGAATGGGAAAAAGCAAAATCAGACCTCATCACTGCCAAAGAGATGGATGTGTATATCATCGCTGCATTCCATAACGACTGCGAAAACGT encodes the following:
- a CDS encoding tetratricopeptide repeat protein — encoded protein: MNKPRVFADFHNTDAKGRARLNCAGTIANLERQGIALQAGQSLSIYSEELEVEGVVQYSEEEKLWTAVIDWNAIQEVEPVTSQLTIQDIIREIKKKSKGGGYIYRGERKCNPKVSSKLYRDFEIETGNFNIDLVEKEMLAAAKKHTGDLPQDFRLDVMAPPNVITALTEEARDFEILTEIQHYGGKTNLIDFTTDYFIALFFACDGRYDEDGRVILQKRDEISDMIAPPRNPRHRVIVKKSVFIRPPRGFIEPEESDIVTIPANLKEPLLQHLRDYHGISTEVIYNDIHGFIRNQNIHGDAYTHFYRGFACQNRANEAPTPEEKQWQYEEAISHFTKAIKLKPDSAEAYINRGIAYYKKNDFDNAIKDFVKAIQLKPDSAEAYFNRGNAYDKKAQFDNAIRDYTEAIRLNPDDVRTYYNRGNTYYEKGDFDNAINDYTEAIRLNPDLAEAHHNRGVFYVKKGEFDNAINDYTKAIELKSDYADAYHNRGEARLHLQEWEKAKSDLITAKEMDVYIIAAFHNDCENVEDFEQKTGIQLPEDIAELLTPPTA